The following proteins come from a genomic window of Dreissena polymorpha isolate Duluth1 chromosome 1, UMN_Dpol_1.0, whole genome shotgun sequence:
- the LOC127866191 gene encoding complement C4-B-like codes for MATSMVRYVYGKEVEATVGLDVGVRKTGNISEPDRGRSVTMARQQLKNGKASFVVELDKLNNDQEAFAVENAVLVLTSTVVESATGKEESSSDHSVTFVKYPFKFDLSRSKKTYRSGVPYFLQVDMLYPNGTPAKRYDFILEVYNGGQLASNTSHITNKKGQCVYLIAPVFEEMDRMLKLYVRGFEEFAIEYQLKHDSRKKPLIVEQVQEVITFSSL; via the exons atggcgacgtccatggtGAG ATATGTATATGGCAAAGAAGTTGAAGCCACTGTCGGACTTGACGTTGGCGTCAGGAAAACGGGGAACATATCTGAGCCTGACAGGGGTAGATCTGTAACAATGGCAAGACAACAG TTAAAAAATGGGAAAGCGTCATTTGTCGTCGAACTTGATAAGTTGAACAACGATCAGGAAGCATTTGCCGTTGAAAACGCCGTTTTAGTGTTGACTTCAACAGTGGTTGAATCTGCAACAGGGAAAGAAGAATCCAGTTCAGATCACTCTGTCACGTTCGTGAAATACCCTTTCAAATTTGACTTATCGCGTTCAAAGAAAACTTACCGATCAGGAGTTCCATACTTTTTGCAA GTAGACATGCTCTATCCGAACGGAACTCCAGCTAAACGGTATGATTTCATTCTAGAGGTTTATAACGGAGGACAATTGGCTTCAAACACAAGtcatataacaaacaaaaagGGTCAGTGTGTTTATTTAATAGCACCAGTGTTCGAGGAAATGGATCGGATGTTAAAA TTGTATGTCCGCGGCTTTGAAGAGTTTGCAATCGAATATCAATTAAAACACGACAGTCGAAAGAAACCCCTTATTGTTGAGCAAGTTCAAGAAGTAATCACATTTTCATCATTATGA
- the LOC127866203 gene encoding CD109 antigen-like, with product MESHDLGCGAGDGETSEDIFTNAGLTILTNANINATRIIEETKECADKKRARHYVYKTSDSYGGIRRYVPSNDDQQLLDNIGSCGYVSLKKVRDNFNTTVLFDEITPRETCFETKLSHSDSITTWTVQAIGISPSNEACLIETRNEVKAFKEFFIQVNVPYKVTRNITFHVHVTVFNYLQKEIKVRVYLKTANELCYGISNEETFQQQLLHMSQNSATTLAFPFVPLEYGTYPIIVSAFASNEHTSISDIVRKEVVVSEARPMTVTVDHSNIFNICLDTDEEPRCQSSPDGVLRAHSNMGETPTVSIYFEIPLPENYIPGTNKAIAHIKEYKSEQRIWCLINGIGGTFYQPGGNGATTMRYVSPIAYGLDFLKYTDTLDIQQMEQWTGYLRQDIFGYPIMTHLMLPIAIT from the exons ATGGAGTCTCATGACCTTGGTTGCGGGGCTGGCGATGGTGAAACTAGTGAAGATATATTCACG AACGCGGGGCTCACCATTCTAACGAATGCCAATATAAACGCCACACGCATCATAGAAGAAACAAAAGAGTGTGCTGACAAGAAAAGAGCTCGTCActatgtttacaaaacaagcg ACTCATATGGTGGCATTCGACGATACGTGCCGTCAAACGATGATCAGCAACTGCTGGATAACATTGGGTCATGCGGATATGTATCGCTTAAGAAAGTCCGAGACAACTTTAATACCACTGTCTTGTTCGACGAAATAACACCCCG CGAAACCTGTTTTGAAACCAAACTAAGTCATAGCGATTCAATTACAACCTGGACAGTTCAAGCTATAG GTATATCCCCAAGCAACGAGGCCTGTTTAATTGAGACTCGGAATGAAGTCAAAGCATTCAAAGAATTTTTCATACAGGTGAACGTGCCATACAAAGTAACTCGAAACATAACCTTTCACGTTCATGTTAcggtatttaattatttacagaaGGAAATAAAG GTGCGCGTGTACTTGAAAACCGCAAACGAACTTTGTTATGGCATTTCGAATGAAGAGACTTTTCAACAACAGCTCCTACACATG TCACAAAACAGCGCTACTACTTTAGCGTTCCCCTTCGTTCCATTGGAATACGGTACCTATCCAATCATTGTGTCGGCATTTGCTTCGAACGAGCACACATCCATTTCAGACATTGTGCGTAAAGAAGTTGTTGTG TCAGAGGCAAGACCAATGACGGTCACTGTCGACCATTCAAACATCTTTAATATATGTCTTGATACCGATGAAGAGCCTCGATGTCAGAGTTCTCCAGACGGTGTTTTAAGAG CTCATTCAAACATGGGTGAAACACCAACTGTATCGATTTATTTTGAGATACCCCTTCCTGAAAATTATATTCCCGGTACGAATAAAGCAATTGCACACATTAAGG aATATAAGAGTGAACAAAGGATATGGTGTTTAATTAATGGCATTGGAGGAACATTTTATCAGCCAGGAGGAAACGGAGCAACAACTATGAGATACGTTTCCCCTATCGCCTATGGATTGGATTTTCTTAAATATACAGACACACTCGATATACAACAAATGGAACAATGGACTGGGTATTTGAGACAAG atatctttggttacCCCATTATGACCCATCTAATGTTACCAATAGCGATTacttga